The Podospora pseudopauciseta strain CBS 411.78 chromosome 2 map unlocalized CBS411.78m_2, whole genome shotgun sequence genome has a window encoding:
- the SPO11 gene encoding endodeoxyribonuclease (EggNog:ENOG503NZYJ; COG:L; antiSMASH:Cluster_4): MDEISTNSTEGYSQGTGTHSQDSSGASSVNYDAVNVVAVAGNGALDRIESLLEAIVDAVTTGNEIMIPYRTVRASRPGRSQGPPAARQAGVVRFPGRTIQEAKKFEALLCIIELSHEALLSGMLITKRNIYYQSPDLFGSQAAVDVMVDNLAFTLGVGRGDLNIVATAKGLISGPIMLISRDGSVIDCGLSHSTGILLPSTSEIRSIGFHEVQWILVIEKEATFRTLAAAQYAKNSRAGHGILITAKGFPDLATRRFLSLVHSMRPSLVIFGLADFDPDGISIVRTYQNGSRRLEHENEATVPSLCWLGVKSRDLLSSWQSPAVDDEEDQELHGTTGGESPQLVENSDHQRPAKRPRLSDFRNPSDKVSSLTLRDRKKAGDILRAISSVELPSGGGLEHAQELQRMLMLNIKAEIQAVDSYGDLSTWLDDNLCARMHAD, encoded by the exons ATGGACGAAATATCGACAAATTCAACTGAGGGGTATTCTCAAGGCACTGGTACTCACAGCCAAGATTCATCTGGTGCCTCTTCTGTCAACTACGACGCGGTCAATgtcgtcgctgtcgctggCAATGGTGCCCTCGACCGAATCGAGTCGCTTCTCGAAGCAATTGTTGATGCTGTCACGACCGGAAACGAAATCATGATTCCCTACAGAACTGTCCGAGCATCACGCCCCGGGCGCTCACAAGGCCCGCCAGCGGCGCGCCAAGCTGGTGTGGTGAGATTCCCAGGTCGTACCATCCAGGAAGCGAAGAAATTTG AAGCCTTACTATGCATCATTGAGCTTTCCCACGAGGCTTTACTGTCGGGAATGTTGATCACCAAGAG AAACATATACTACCAAAGTCCAGATCTTTTCGGCTCACAAGCTGCAGTTGATGTCATGGTGGACAATCTTGCTTTCACCCTCGGTGTCGGCCGAGGCGATTTGAACATT GTTGCGACAGCCAAAGGCCTAATTTCAGGCCCCATCATGTTGATCAGTCGAGACGGTTCCGTCATTGACTGTGGGCTCTCTCATAGTACC GGTATTCTTTTGCCATCCACAAGCGAGATCCGGAGCATTGGCTTTCATGAGGTCCAGTGGATTTTGGTGATTGAGAAAGAG GCAACTTTCCGAACTCTTGCTGCAGCTCAATATGCAAAGAACTCCCGAGCAGGTCACGGAATCCTCATCACG GCCAAAGGATTCCCTGACTTGGCCACCCGAAGGTTCTTGTCTCTTGTACATTCCATGCGGCCGAGTCTAGTGATTTTTGGTCTCGCAGACTTTGACCCTGACGGTATTTCCATTGTCCGAACATACCAGAATGGCAGTAGACGCCTAGAGCATGAGAACGAGGCAACTGTCCCCTCGCTCTGCTGGCTTGGGGTTAAGAGTCGCGATCTCCTCTCTTCATGGCAAAGTCCAGCAgttgacgatgaggaggaccAAGAATTACATGGAACCACAGGCGGGGAATCTCCTCAATTGGTGGAAA ACTCCGATCATCAGCGGCCGGCCAAAAGACCCAGGCTGTCAGATTTTCGAAATCCCAGCGACAAAGTGTCCTCTCTCACTTTGAGGGACCGAAAGAAAGCTGGCGATATCCTGAGGGCCATTTCCTCTGTCGAGTTGCCCTCCGGCGGCGGGTTGGAACATGCACAGGAACTACAGCGCATGCTGATGTTGAACATCAAAGCTGAGATACAGGCCGTGGACAGTTATGGGGATCTGAGTACCTGGCTGGATGACAATCTCTGCGCGAGAATGCACGCGGACTAG
- the ERG7 gene encoding Lanosterol synthase (Oxidosqualene--lanosterol cyclase) (COG:I; EggNog:ENOG503NX15; BUSCO:EOG09260SIZ; antiSMASH:Cluster_4) translates to MGKKDAAGVSSETQPLLEKSSTKKRLSFDLTDHVAKRQRIEERTDHTRWRMRDDKGRQSWVYLENDQALKNWPQSFADKYFLGLPVNAPDLPKPTNPLDAVRNGLEFFEKLQLPSGHWGCEYGGPMFLLPCIVIAWYVTKTPIPWYYATEIKNYLFARANHEDGGWGLHIEGETSVFGTSLNYTVLRIVGVDADHPVMIKARATLHKMGGATHAPHWAKWWLAVMGVAQWDIVNPTPPELWLLPDWVPIAPWRWWIHIRQVFLPMSYLWSKRWQAEETELIRSLRQELFVEDWAKINWASHRNTINPRDNYHPKTWVLNTVNWCLVNIWNPVLRTQAIAKKGEEWAMKLIEMENENTDHADLATVSGPMNTVCLYVKEGPDSYAVRRHRERAHEFLWMKDEGLLANGTNGVQCWDTAFAIQAVMDAGLTEDPRWRPMLMKALEFLDDQQIRENVKDQDKCYRQQRKGGWAFSNKDQGYAVSDCVSEALKSVIILQKTPGFPTLIDDRRIYDAIDTLLTYQNPSGGCSSYEPPRAGTWMEVLNAAEVFGNIMVEYEYPECTTAVVTALSLFRNHWPEYRTKEIERFIERAVKWIKTAQKPHGGWYGSWGICFTYATMFALESLASIGETYKNSDYAKRGCDFLISKQREDGGWSEHYRACETGEYIEHPSGSQVVMTAWAVIALMKADYPNLEHIKKGIKLIMDRQQSNGEWLQEAIEGVFNKSCMISYPNYKFTFTLKALGMFARKYPNETVV, encoded by the exons ATGGGAAAGAAGGATGCTGCGGGAGTGTCCTCGGaaacccaacctctcctcgaGAAGTCCTCCACCAAGAAGCGCCTGAGCTTCGACCTCACCGACCATGTCGCAAAACGCCAAAGAATCGAAGAGCGAACTGACCATACACGATGGCGCATGCGCGACGACAAAGGACGCCAATCATGGGTGTATCTTGAGAACGACCAAGCTCTTAAAAATTGGCCCCAGAGCTTTGCTGACAAGTACTTTCTTGGCCTTCCTGTG AATGCTCCCGATCTCCCAAAGCCGACGAACCCTCTCGATGCGGTCCGAAACGGTCTCGAATTCTTCGAAAAGCTCCAACTGCCCAGCGGTCACTGGGGCTGCGAATATGGCGGTCCCATGTTCCTGCTACCGTGCATCGTTATTGCTTGGTATGTCACCAAGACGCCAATTCCCTGGTATTACGCGACCGAGATCAAGAATTATTTGTTTGCGCGCGCCAATCACGAAGACGGTGGCTGGGGTCTGCATATCGAGGGCGAGACATCAGTCTTTGGAACATCGCTCAACTACACTGTCCTGCGGATTGTAGGTGTTGATGCGGACCACCCGGTGATGATCAAGGCTCGCGCCACTCTGCACAAGATGGGAGGAGCGACACATGCCCCCCACTGGGCCAAGTGGTGGTTGGCCGTGATGGGAGTTGCCCAGTGGGATATCGTTAACCCAACACCCCCCGAGTTGTGGCTTCTCCCAGACTGGGTCCCTATTGCCccttggagatggtggatcCACATTCGCCAAGTGTTTCTGCCCATGAGCTATCTGTGGTCCAAGAGGTGGCAGGCTGAGGAAACGGAACTGATCCGCTCCCTTCGGCAAGAGTTGTTTGTGGAGGACTGGGCCAAGATCAATTGGGCTTCGCAccgcaacaccatcaaccccaggGACAACTACCATCCCAAGACGTGGGTGCTCAACACGGTAAACTGGTGTCTTGTCAATATATGGAACCCAGTTTTGCGGACACAGGCGATTGCTAAGAAGGGCGAGGAGTGGGCCATGAAGCTCATCGAGATGGAGAATGAGAACACCGACCATGCCGATTTGGCCACGGTGTCAGGGCCCATGAACACGGTGTGCCTTTATGTCAAAGAGGGACCCGATTCCTATGCTGTGCGCAGGCATCGCGAGAGAGCCCACGAGTTCCTCTGGATGAAGGACGAGGGTTTGCTTGCCAATGGCACCAACGGTGTTCAGTGTTGGGATACTGCCTTTGCCATTCAGGCTGTGATGGATGCTGGTTTAACCGAGGATCCCCGTTGGCGGCCAATGCTGATGAAGGCGCTCGAGTTCTTGGATGATCAACAGATTCGCGAAAATGTCAAGGACCAGGACAAATGCTATCGCCAGCAACGCAAAGGCGGATGGGCCTTTAGCAACAAGGATCAAGGCTATGCTGTCAGCGACTGTGTTTCGGAAGCTCTCAAGTCTGTCATCATTCTCCAGAAGACTCCAGGTTTCCCAACCCTCATTGATGATCGGAGAATCTATGACGCCATTGACACTCTTCTGACATACCAGAATCCTTCTGGCGGATGCTCGTCATATGAGCCCCCTCGCGCGGGTACTTGGATGGAGGTATTGAACGCTGCTGAGGTGTTTGGTAACATCATGGTCGAGTATGAGTATCCCGAGTGCACAACTGCGGTGGTCACGGCTTTGTCCCTCTTCCGCAATCACTGGCCGGAATACAGAACCAAAGAGATCGAGCGCTTCATCGAGCGCGCCGTAAAGTGGATCAAGACTGCCCAGAAGCCACATGGTGGGTGGTATGGGAGCTGGGGTATTTGCTTTACTTATGCCACCATGTTTGCCCTTGAGAGTTTGGCCAGCATTGGTGAGACATATAAGAACAGCGATTATGCCAAAAGGGGCTGTGACTTTTTGATCTCCAAACAGAGAGAGGACGGTGGTTGGTCTGAACATTACAGG GCATGTGAGACGGGCGAGTACATTGAGCATCCTTCAGGATCGCAAGTTGTCATGACTGCCTGGGCGGTAATTGCTCTCATGAAGGCAGACTACCCCAATCTTGAACACATCAAGAAAGGTATCAAGCTGATCATGGACCGCCAACAAAGCAATGGCGAGTGGCTTCAAGAAGCCATTGAGGGTGTCTTCAATAAGAGCTGCATGATTTCGTACCCCAACTACAAGTTTACCTTCACCCTGAAGGCTCTGGGCATGTTTGCTCGCAAGTACCCGAACGAAACTGTGGTTTAA
- the SGT1 gene encoding Cochaperone protein (EggNog:ENOG503P0UK; COG:T; BUSCO:EOG09264LH2; antiSMASH:Cluster_4) produces the protein MAATSYAYRGLEAVEKKDWAAAVPLLDKALEGSNSPLWLLARSHAHLELKNYEDALRDAELAYHVAAERGSGRKQMIDAQYRRATIYHRLKQYADSDCCAKWSMLLAEGRPAREDDGVEKNVDADGYYTVTYEDAVADNANQPDYSMRESLKDPGVKDPNAKTIKTGFESQWKRAYTWRTVVLGILKRLPKNDPGRKVHVSKIPPKPELKKVEKKAEPLVVELDSEDEKPVAKPSEPAPGSVPDEKLKLRTDFYQSNQNVTVSLFVKGTKKEELNVKFSKNQVQISPIARAAAPYVKPGDREAFSTLHLSGEINPAGSRWTATPSKIELVLQKATPGKWGSWGKEEIGIVENADQEEDIEEVTPSSSNQASAPAVKPAAAPAYPTSSRTGPKNWDKLEELEGVEDTESDVNAFFKKLYKDASPEQQRAMMKSFTESNGTALSTDWSDVKGRKVETVPPEGVEVKKWDS, from the exons ATGGCGGCTACATCGTACGCCTACCGTGGCCTCGAGGCCGTCGAAAAGAAAGATTGGGCCGCTGCCGTTCCCCTTCTCGACAAGGCGCTGGAGGGTTCAAACTCCCCTCTTTGGCTGTTGGCCCGCTCGCACGCCCACCTCGAACTTAAGAACTATGAGGATGCCCTCCGCGATGCCGAACTTGCGTATCACGTTGCTGCCGAGAGAGGATCTGGGAGAAAGCAAATGATCGACGCCCAGTATCGCCGTGCTACCATTTACCACAGACTCAAGCAATATGCCGACTCGGACTGCTGTGCCAAATGGAGCATGCTCTTGGCAGAGGGTCGCCCAGCTCGTGAGGATGACGGGGTTGAGAAGAACGTTGATGCCGACGGGTACTACACGGTTACATACGAGGATGCGGTTGCCGATAACGCGAACCAGCCGGATTACTCCATGAGGGAGAGCTTGAAAGATCCAGGCGTGAAAGACCCAAATGCAAAGACGATCAAGACTGGGTTTGAGTCACAGTGGAAACGAGCGTATACGTGGAGAACTGTCGTTTTAGGGATTCTTAAGAGGCTGCCGAAGAATGACCCAGGGCGCAAAGTCCATGTTTCCAAGATaccaccaaagccagagctgaagaaggtcgagaagaaggccgagccTCTGGTTGTGGAGCTGGacagcgaggatgagaagCCGGTTGCAAAGCCCAGCGAGCCTGCGCCGGGAAGTGTACCCGATGAGAAGCTCAAGCTTCGTACCGACTTTTACCAGTCCAACCAAAATGTAACAGTCTCACTGTTTGTCAAGGGTacgaagaaggaagagcTTAACGTCAAGTTCTCGAAGAACCAG GTTCAAATATCACCAATTGCTCGCGCCGCGGCCCCATACGTAAAGCCTGGCGACCGCGAGGCTTTCTCGACCTTGCACCTGAGCGGCGAGATCAATCCCGCTGGTTCTCGTTGGACCGCCACCCCATCGAAGATTGAGCTCGTCTTGCAGAAAGCTACACCAGGGAAGTGGGGCTCGTGGGGCAAGGAGGAAATCGGCATCGTAGAGAATGCGGATCAAGAAGAGGATATTGAAGAGGTCACCCCTTCTTCATCCAACCAGGCTTCGGCTCCTGCTGTCAAACCTGCCGCTGCCCCAGCCTACCCCACCAGCAGCCGGACCGGACCTAAGAACTGGgacaagctggaggagctggaagggGTCGAGGACACTGAGAGTGATGTCAATGCCTTCTTCAAGAAGCTTTACAAGGACGCCTCCCCTGAGCAGCAACGCGCCATGATGAAGAGTTTTACTGAGAGTAATGGGACAGCTCTCAGCACGGACTGGAGCGATGTGAAGGGCAGGAAGGTGGAGACGGTGCCGCCTGAGGGTGTCGAGGTCAAGAAGTGGGATAGTTGA
- the HSX11_2 gene encoding Ceramide glucosyltransferase (COG:I; COG:M; EggNog:ENOG503NX2E; CAZy:GT21; antiSMASH:Cluster_4): MPAHNDQMPMIVQGAALVSFVWTCIIVSVQGIGICKILRNNSAPHPKPFSPTLEKDEVPHITVIRPVKGAEAGLYECLASTFQLAYPKSKLTIYLCVDSTRDPAYPVLQKVVAAYSDFDAKVFVEEQDPVLHGDGGHIDKLGPNPKIRNISRAYREAKGDIIWIADCNVWLGANSAGRMVDKLDGFLPDGTRTKPYKFVHQLPLVIDLETPKTATEEEQALLSGPINTSAPKSLLDYGGRLEEMFMATTHAKFYSAINTVGIAPCVVGKSNMFRKSHLERLTDPARNPLIPPADAARGRGVDYFSSYICEDHLIGDLIFKSKIPGFKNHGLVHGEVAIQPMSGMTVAAYIARRVRWLRVRKWTVLTATLVEPGVESLIGCLHMAFAFTTLPWFRSFFGIPPTWKAFGTIWISAVTVWMVVDRLLSAKLHKLQSVDVDENTPAFALGSTRTGGIKKKPFLTWFAAWLGREFLAFPIWTWAVLLGATVNWRGQTFRVRPDMSVTRLDDVERTSLRPSTPVAAEGANSCRSTSKDRVD; encoded by the exons ATGCCTGCTCACAATGACCAAATGCCGATGATCGTCCAGGGCGCGGCCTTGGTCAGCTTCGTTTGGACCTGCATCATCGTTTCCGTTCAAGGAATTGGTATCTGCAAAAT CCTCCGAAACAACTCAGCTCCTCACCCAAAACCtttctccccaacccttGAGAAAGATGAAGTACCGCACATCACTGTCATTCGACCGGTAAAGGGCGCCGAGGCTGGCCTCTACGAATGTCTCGCGTCAACCTTCCAGCTTGCCTACCCCAAGTCGAAGCTCACCATCTACCTATGCGTTGATTCGACGAGAGATCCCGCCTACCCGGTTCTACAGAAAGTCGTCGCTGCCTATTCTGACTTTGACGCCAAGGTGTTCGTTGAGGAGCAAGATCCTGTTTTGCATGGCGATGGTGGCCACATTGACAAGCTTGGGCCAAATCCCAAAATCCGCAACATCAGCCGCGCATACCGAGAGGCTAAGGGCGATATTATTTGGATAGCAGACTGTAATGTTTGGCTTGGGGCCAACTCAGCAGGAAGAATGGTGGACAAGCTGGACGGTTTCTTGCCCGACGGAACTCGCACCAAGCCCTACAAGTTTGTCCACCAACTACCTCTCGTTATTGATCTTGAGACGCCAAAGACAGCGACAGAAGAGGAACAGGCACTTCTGTCGGGGCCTATCAACACCAGCGCGCCAAAGAGCCTCCTTGACTATGGCGGCAGGCTCGAAGAAATGTTCATGGCAACCACCCACGCAAAATTCTACAGCGCCATCAATACAGTTGGTATTGCCCCCTGTGTCGTTGGCAAGAGCAACATGTTTCGCAAGTCTCACTTGGAACGCCTGACCGACCCTGCTCGaaaccccctcatcccccccgcCGATGCTGCTCGTGGGCGGGGTGTCGACTATTTCTCGTCCTACATCTGCGAGGACCACCTGATTGGCGATCTGATTTTCAAGTCGAAGATCCCAGGCTTCAAGAACCATGGGCTCGTCCACGGCGAGGTAGCTATTCAGCCCATGTCGGGCATGACTGTTGCCGCTTACATTGCTCGCCGTGTACGATGGCTTCGAGTACGGAAGTGGACCGTGTTAACGGCCACGCTTGTGGAGCCAGGTGTGGAATCTCTGATCGGGTGCCTCCACATGGCCTTTGCCTTTACAACATTGCCTTGGTTCCGCTCCTTTTTTGGAATACCTCCCACTTGGAAAGCGTTTGGTACCATTTGGATCTCGGCCGTCACTGTCTGGATGGTCGTGGACAGATTGCTGAGTGCCAAGCTGCATAAGCTGCAGAGTGTTGATGTGGATGAAAACACGCCGGCTTTTGCCCTGGGCTCGACGCGAACAGGAGGaatcaagaagaagccgtTTTTGACTTGGTTTGCCGCTTGGCTGGGGAGAGAGTTTCTGGCATTTCCCATCTGGACCTGGGCTGTCCTTCTTGGAGCCACGGTGAATTGGAGGGGTCAGACTTTCAGGGTACGTCCGGATATGAGCGTCACCCGGCTGGATGATGTGGAGCGGACAAGTTTGCGGCCGTCGACGCCGGTCGCGGCTGAGGGCGCAAACAGCTGCCGATCGACAAGTAAGGATCGCGTTGATTAG
- the SEN2 gene encoding tRNA splicing endonuclease subunit sen2 (EggNog:ENOG503NXNS; BUSCO:EOG09262WXK; COG:J; antiSMASH:Cluster_4), with translation MGHNLFVPRKISPATAPPGESSKTVTTRAPAGSPRTPLNQIYALPAPIRTFPLPAFYPNNPISLFHLVYAWLRQVLSPPSKEPSVIHIGVWDPDTCSVHVPDQASIRALWEQGFFGKGSLSRSEPNWLKRELARRGSPEGKTVSEVRTESRREERRLAKWERAKAELEAIERQRLAEAALQTPPVTTEPRPETKSAPEEEAVSAKLPPLKLPKPVVKSFSVPKLKNPVPTGLPSPPLENGVSNGHVAHGKPPVGPAEILALPNSLAKINGTLNNMMLTELRPPTGPAELLALPNSAADLVTKSGLASTVNVSGEQVNGVSPIDGLSGHTGKASAFAHTVGDAQETHKPIFPEDLLPTPCCTPTKRSATGSSVQDKEEPSQPVAKRQKSVRFSPQVESTTFNRGDPPSPGLVSPAEPAAKSNSFAVPATALEIQDKEHFQLAPEEAFFLAFSLGALKVIDPKTKEPISNERLFSLFRSYSYFPPSAGLHPDDPFLVHYAVYHHFRSLGWVPRHGIKFGVDWILYQRGPVFDHSEFGLMVMPAFSDARWEEYEHQKPKKSWSWLMGVNRVLSHVLKSLVLVYVDVPPPPVFDEAMKEGGIAAALRKYKIREVMVRRFSVNRNR, from the exons ATGGGCCACAATCTGTTTGTACCTCGCAAGA TCAGTCCCGCGACTGCGCCTCCCGGCGAGTCGAGCAAAACAGTAACCACAAGGGCCCCAGCTGGGTCGCCGAGGACGCCATTGAATCAAATCTATGCGCTGCCCGCACCCATTCGGACCTTCCCTTTACCTGCGTTCTATCCAAACAACCCAATCTCTCTTTTTCACTTGGTGTACGCCTGGTTGAGACAGGTTCTGTCCCCGCCATCCAAAGAACCGTCTGTCATCCATATTGGAGTATGGGATCCAGATACATGTTCTGTTCATGTCCCAGACCAAGCGTCCATCCGGGCTCTCTGGGAGCAGGGATTCTTTGGCAAAGGAAGTCTGAGTCGTAGTGAGCCTAATTGGCTGAAGAGGGAGCTCGCTCGGCGAGGTTCGCCTGAAGGAAAGACGGTGAGCGAGGTTCGCACAGAGTCGCGTCGTGAGGAACGCCGCCTTGCCAAATGGGAAAGAGCAAAGGCAGAGCTGGAGGCTATTGAACGCCAGAGGCTTGCCGAGGCTGCCCTCCAAACACCACCGGTAACAACCGAACCCCGACCTGAGACCAAGAGTGCCCCTGAGGAAGAGGCCGTGTCTGCCAAGCTCCCCCCGTTGAAGCTCCCTAAGCCTGTGGTCAAGTCATTCTCGGTGCCGAAACTGAAGAACCCAGTCCCTACTGGACTACCCTCGCCGCCTCTGGAGAATGGAGTGTCCAACGGTCATGTAGCGCACGGAAAGCCCCCTGTCGGACCTGCAGAGATTCTTGCGTTGCCTAACTCGTTGGCGAAGATCAATGGCACCCTGAACAACATGATGCTTACAGAGCTGAGACCACCCACTGGCCCAGCAGAGTTGCTGGCCCTGCCCAACTCAGCAGCAGACCTTGTCACGAAGTCGGGCTTGGCATCCACTGTGAATGTCTCTGGCGAACAGGTGAATGGTGTCAGCCCGATTGATGGCCTCAGTGGTCATACAGGAAAGGCGAGTGCCTTTGCCCACACGGTAGGTGACGCTCAGGAAACACACAAGCCCATCTTCCCCGAGGACTTGCTACCCACACCTTGCTGCACCCCTACCAAACGGTCAGCAACCGGCTCTTCCGTCCAGGATAAAGAAGAACCCTCGCAGCCCGTTGCCAAACGTCAAAAGAGCGTCCGTTTCTCTCCCCAAGTCGAgtccaccaccttcaaccGTGGTGATCCGCCCAGTCCCGGTCTCGTGTCACCAGCCGAGCCAGCTGCCAAGTCGAATAGCTTTGCTGTCCCTGCTACCGCTCTGGAGATTCAGGATAAGGAACACTTCCAGCTCGCGCCCGAAGAAGCCTTCTTTCTCGCCTTCTCACTTGGCGCTCTCAAGGTCATCGACCCCAAGACCAAAGAACCAATCTCTAACGAGCGACTGTTCAGTCTTTTCCGCTCCTATTCCTACTTCCCCCCCTCGGCTGGTCTTCACCCTGACGACCCGTTTCTCGTACACTACGCCGTTTATCATCACTTCCGCTCCCTCGGCTGGGTGCCACGTCATGGCATCAAGTTTGGTGTCGATTGGATTTTGTACCAACGTGGTCCGGTATTTGATCACAGTGAGTTTGGCCTGATGGTCATGCCTGCTTTCTCGGATGCTCGGTGGGAGGAATACGAACATCAAAAGCCGAAGAAGTCGTGGTCTTGGCTGATGGGTGTCAACCGTGTGCTGTCACACGTCTTGAAGAGTCTGGTGCTTGTTTACGTCGACGtgccgcctcctcctgtttTCGATGAGGCGATGAAGGAGGGTggcattgctgctgctctcagGAAGTACAAGATACGGGAGGTTATGGTCAGGAGATTTTCCGTCAACCGCAACAGATGA